The proteins below are encoded in one region of Oreochromis niloticus isolate F11D_XX linkage group LG6, O_niloticus_UMD_NMBU, whole genome shotgun sequence:
- the rtn4rl2a gene encoding reticulon-4 receptor-like 2a has translation METSTFSRSRRCSIMRSCKSGLSLWLVVWLVLGKPSPASACPHLCVCYPTPMTVSCQAQNFTAVPVGVPYESQRVFLQNNRITELRVGSFGFGTQVLWLFSNNITWIEAGAFSELRDLEELDLGDNPNLHRLEGGAFRGLEKLQSLHMHRCRLTALPHDIFHKLYSLQFLYLQENNLHFLQDDIFSDLINLSQLFLHGNRIRTLSENVFRGLVNLDRLLLHDNRIRQVNRRAFRDLGRLTMLFLFNNSLAELPSQTLRDTQGIEFLRLNANPWSCGCEARALWEWFREARVSSSEVICSSPSTRRGQDLRFLREMDFALCPLPDPGSIAGSTTTTFSTKTRWWFHKNKPQSSTKGVFEKASETVKAGLYGKGPSTITSAVKYELGEDELALPKLEQEEYWANYGNEDSGVTLRCFELECPPEFDLPPSSSSPRSSSPSFLLLLALSVFTLCLNLHLLFG, from the exons ATGGAAACGTCTACTTTTTCTCGGAGCCGACGATGCTCCATCATGCGCAGCTGCAAAA GCGGTCTCTCCCTCTGGCTGGTGGTGTGGCTAGTCCTTGGCAAGCCAAGTCCGGCATCGGCATGTCCGCACCTGTGTGTGTGCTATCCGACGCCGATGACTGTGAGCTGCCAGGCGCAGAACTTCACCGCCGTTCCTGTCGGAGTGCCGTACGAGTCGCAGCGCGTGTTTCTCCAGAACAACAGGATCACGGAGCTTAGAGTTGGCTCTTTTGGCTTCGGAACTCAG GTTCTGTGGCTGTTTTCCAACAACATCACTTGGATTGAGGCAGGGGCCTTCAGTGAGCTGAGGGACTTGGAGGAGTTGGACCTGGGGGATAACCCTAACCTCCACAGGTTGGAGGGGGGAGCCTTCCGTGGCCTTGAGAAGCTCCAGAGCCTCCACATGCACCGCTGCCGGCTCACTGCCCTGCCCCATGACATCTTCCACAAGCTTTACAGTCTGCAGTTCCTTTATCTGCAG GAGAATAATCTTCACTTCCTGCAGGATGACATCTTTTCTGACCTCATCAACCTGAGTCAGCTGTTCCTGCATGGCAACCGTATCCGTACCCTTTCAGAGAACGTGTTCCGTGGCCTGGTCAACCTCGATCGCCTTCTCCTCCATGACAACCGCATCAGACAGGTGAACCGCCGGGCCTTCCGTGACCTTGGCCGCCTGACAATGCTCTTCCTCTTCAATAACTCTCTGGCTGAGCTGCCCAGCCAGACTCTGAGGGACACCCAGGGCATCGAGTTCCTCCGCCTCAATGCCAACCCCTGGTCTTGTGGGTGTGAGGCCCGTGCCCTGTGGGAGTGGTTCCGTGAGGCCCGTGTCTCCTCATCTGAAGTCATCTGCTCCTCCCCTTCCACCCGTCGTGGCCAGGATCTCCGCTTCCTTCGTGAGATGGACTTCGCCCTCTGCCCCTTGCCTGACCCTGGCTCCATTGCCggctccaccaccaccaccttcaGCACCAAGACCCGCTGGTGGTTCCACAAGAACAAGCCCCAGTCATCCACTAAAGGTGTCTTCGAGAAAGCCTCAGAGACTGTGAAGGCTGGTTTGTACGGAAAGGGCCCGTCCACAATCACCTCAGCAGTCAAGTATGAGCTGGGAGAGGATGAGCTGGCGCTGCCCAAACTCGAGCAAGAAGAGTACTGGGCAAACTATGGCAATGAGGACTCAGGTGTCACCCTGCGGTGCTTTGAGCTTGAATGTCCACCTGAGTTCGACCTGCCTCCATCTTCCTCCTCTCCCAGATCCTCCTCACCCTCTTTTCTTTTACTACTAGCCCTTTCTGTTTTCACCCTCTGCCTCAACCTTCACCTGctatttggctga